From Brassica oleracea var. oleracea cultivar TO1000 chromosome C3, BOL, whole genome shotgun sequence, a single genomic window includes:
- the LOC106334009 gene encoding bacteriocin microcin B17-like encodes MCRLLCCCFCRKKKKPREVKRGKKGKKDGGLVVVKPTKTKKRRNEPVDVSGCTDLCCCFGGGGGGGDGGGGGCGGGGCGGGGGGG; translated from the coding sequence ATGTGTCGATTGCTATGTTGTTGCTTCTGCCGCAAGAAGAAAAAGCCGCGAGAAGTAAAAAGGGGCAAAAAAGGAAAGAAAGATGGAGGTCTTGTTGTGGTGAAGCCGACTAAGACTAAGAAGCGTCGCAATGAACCAGTAGATGTAAGCGGATGTACAGACCTATGTTGCTGCTTTGGTGGAGGCGGAGGCGGTGGAGATGGTGGTGGTGGTGGATGTGGAGGCGGCGGCTGCGGAGGTGGAGGTGGAGGCGGTTAA